The following coding sequences lie in one Lolium perenne isolate Kyuss_39 chromosome 2, Kyuss_2.0, whole genome shotgun sequence genomic window:
- the LOC127329283 gene encoding uncharacterized protein, producing MTVLYMNAASSVEEWITNAEASLDSSARKIVGLDVEYDKLSGTYFNPKKAGVIQLCVGTDVLVYHICHANERSEKLADFLHGYRYTFAGFCVAEDHTILSHSKYYVHNRKDIQAIWRDSDNKKRTQGMKDVAGAIIDPIDFEMKDGFGRREHRMWVDPPPLPPKSLEYVARDAYAMYEVFRRLDVFERGFFSLFKHPEKKRGRDW from the coding sequence ATGACTGTTCTGTACATGAATGCAGCATCAAGTGTTGAGGAGTGGATCACCAATGCTGAAGCTTCCCTCGATTCTTCTGCTAGGAAGATTGTTGGTCTTGATGTTGAGTATGATAAACTCAGTGGAACCTATTTCAATCCGAAGAAAGCTGGTGTGATCCAGCTATGTGTTGGCACTGATGTTCTTGTGTACCACATATGCCATGCTAATGAGAGGAGTGAAAAGTTGGCTGATTTTCTTCATGGCTATAGGTACACTTTTGCTGGGTTTTGCGTCGCAGAAGACCACACCATTCTCTCACATTCAAAGTACTATGTTCATAATCGGAAGGATATCCAGGCAATATGGAGAGATTCGGACAATAAGAAGAGAACTCAAGGCATGAAGGATGTtgctggagctattatagatccaatcgattttgagatgaaggatggtTTTGGAAGGAGAGAGCACAGGATGTGGGTTGATCCGCCGCCTCTACCGCCTAAGTCTTTGGAATATGTTGCACGGGATGCCTATGCAATGTACGAGGTTTTTCGAAGGCTGGATGTGTTTGAGAGGGGCTTCTTCTCCTTATTCAAACATCCTGAGAAGAAACGTGGCAGGGATTGGTGA